The following proteins come from a genomic window of Aspergillus luchuensis IFO 4308 DNA, chromosome 3, nearly complete sequence:
- a CDS encoding Hsp70 family protein (COG:S;~EggNog:ENOG410PJ95;~InterPro:IPR043129) codes for MAHFTNKIVVGVDVGITFTGVVVAHMIPNEEPEFQVIEDWPGKKALKVPSNISYPGREPRWGWCAYTYPPTYAWFKLLLDPTGRPTGPLPESFASLTYQHLLQEAPGKTAVDMVGDFLGRIRQFIQDYLTSLCLLTDKTLVQFRFSTPVAWEEEAQMAMRTAISQAGFHTIGLENVFLSSESDASARYVLEQKSDMIQVGEIFCICDIGGCTIDSACYRVVSKTPAWVLEPLSKSSGHIGGAIQADVLFLARMRARFPEVFAEEFDRNGGMAGQFMAKFTELKENFDGTGGIRRLVFNMNVASIPDDARCHYDAQTGEVLLSVGDMEGFFKPTIKSSIQIMGDQLNEVDMMCRKYGGHQVSHLFITGGFAASPYAQSVFKVFFEQRKVQLTVPDNPAIATAYGSALLGVFDVSYTMVNCARTYGIHHDDFMPFKKAGRERPIKEQLDRMHSKEKAPITWIFKKNNQYQAVEKYTWGFELLHQHNMPLIKPIAIYSVDDPSPSSKPELLDPVHSSLLDYVQLDLSQVDLTRHPHINDNEGHTFFQILVYVQATLCLKKGELSFQCLVGEINCGSCKVYTVWA; via the exons ATGGCCCACTTCACAAATAAGATCGTCGTAGGTGTGGATGTTGGTATAACGTTCACTG GCGTCGTTGTAGCCCATATGATACCGAACGAAGAGCCTGAATTTCAGGTCATCGAGGATTGGCCTGGAAAAAAAGCCTTAAAAGTGCCGTCAAACATAAGCTACCCGGGAAGGGAGCCTCGGTGGGGCTGGTGTGCCTACACCTATCCCCCAACTTACGCATGGTTTAAACTTTTATTAGACCCTACAGGCCGCCCTACTGGGCCCCTGCCCGAGTCGTTTGCAAGCTTGACATATCAACATCTGCTACAGGAAGCGCCGGGCAAGACCGCCGTGGACATGGTCGGAGATTTTCTCGGACGGATACGTCAGTTCATTCAAGACTATTTGACatctctttgtcttcttaCCGACAAGACGCTTGTACAATTCCGTTTCTCTACGCCCGTAGcctgggaagaggaagctcaAATGGCCATGCGGACGGCCATTTCACAAGCCGGATTCCACACTATAGGTCTGGAGAACGTTTTTCTCAGTTCTGAATCGGATGCGTCGGCCCGCTATGTGTTAGAGCAGAAAAGCGATATGATCCAG GTCGGCGAAATATTTTGCATCTGCGACATAGGCGGATGCACCATT GATTCAGCCTGTTACCGGGTGGTGTCAAAAACTCCAGCTTGGGTGCTGGAACCCTTGAGTAAATCCTCTG GTCACATCGGTGGTGCAATTCAGGCCGATGTGCTCTTTCTCGCAAGGATGCGTGCAAGATTTCCGGAGGTGTTCGCCGAAGAATTCGATCGCAATGGCGGTATGGCAGGCCAATTTATGGCCAAATTTACGGAACTGAAAGAAAATTTTGATGGCACCGGGGGAATCCGTAGGCTGGTTTTTAACATGAATGTGGCTTCAATCCCTGATGACGCTCGCTGCCATTATGACGCTCAGACTGGAGAGGTCCTACTTTCTGTCGGCGATATGGAGGGTTTCTTTAAGCCGACCATTAAGAGTTCTATCCAGATAATGGGCGATCAACTCAACGAGGTTGATATGATGTGTCGAAAATATGGAGGCCATCAGGTCTCCCACTTGTTTATCACTGGAGGGTTCGCTGCCTCTCCTTATGCTCAGAGCGTGTTCAAGGTCTTCTTTGAGCAGCGAAAGGTGCAGCTAACCGTCCCGGACAACCCTGCCATTGCGACGGCCTACGGGTCGGCCCTTCTAGGTGTTTTTGATGTGTCATATACCATGGTGAATTGCGCCCGCACTTACGGAATTCACCATGACGACTTCATGCCATTCAAAAAGGCAGGCCGGGAGCGACCCATAAAAGAGCAATTGGACCGGATGcacagcaaagaaaaggcgCCGATCACCTGGATATTCAAGAAGAATAACCAGTACCAGGCGGTTGAGAAGTACACCTGGGGATTCGAGCTTCTGCATCAGCACAACATGCCGTTGATCAAACCGATTGCTATCTACTCAGTCGACGACCCCAGCCCAAGCTCGAAGCCCGAATTGCTCGACCCGGTTCATTCAAGTCTACTCGACTATGTTCAACTCGATCTGTCTCAGGTTGACTTGACCCGCCACCCTCACATAAATGACAATGAGGGGCACACATTCTTCCAAATTCTGGTTTATGTACAGGCCACCCTCTGTCTCAAGAAAGGGGAGTTGAGCTTCCAATGTTTAGTAGGCGAAATCAATTGTGGCAGTTGCAAGGTCTATACAGTTTGGGCATAA